The Trichoderma asperellum chromosome 6, complete sequence region AATATGAAGTTCTTGACTCTTCTTACTATCGCCGCGGCCACTTGCGCCACTGCCCAGAATTCTCGCCGCTCTATCCCGAGACGTCGCCGCGGGCGTCAGATTGGTGGCCCTTCTTCTGGTATTGTTCCTATCTCTCAAGTCCCCGCTGTCGAGGTTCGTGCGACAGAGACCGGTCACAATAACAGGAAAGGCAATAACAAAGGCTGTAATGGAGAGGCTGGTAATCAGCCTGCCAACAATGTCAATGCCAGTAGCTTCACTGGACAGACATTGGTATTATTTGAAGTTGGAGGAGTGCCTGGAAACGAATGTCTGACCTTCAGGAATAACGGTCAGCAGATACTGCCTTCTCTAAAATAACCCGgctaattatttatttaggcGAGATTGTTAATGCTGCTTGTGTCAACGAGGCAGCTGACCGACAACTTACTCCATCAATACTAAACGGCGCCGACGTAATGATTGTTCAGAGATCGTTTTCTAGCGGATTCAGACCAGATTTGGTCGACAAGCAAGTCTGTGTGGGGTTCAACGGTACCGACTTCAAAGCCGAGGACTGCCAGTCCAAGGATGTTGAGTTGGTTAGATTCACCGGCACCAACATGGTTGCTTCTGGTGGCGCATGTCTTAATGGTCATGATAACTTTGCCCAGATAACAGTAGATGCTAATGGCCAGGGATGTGCTGTGCTTAACCCCACAGTTGTCACTCCCACCCC contains the following coding sequences:
- a CDS encoding uncharacterized protein (EggNog:ENOG41~SECRETED:SignalP(1-17)), giving the protein MKFLTLLTIAAATCATAQNSRRSIPRRRRGRQIGGPSSGIVPISQVPAVEVRATETGHNNRKGNNKGCNGEAGNQPANNVNASSFTGQTLVLFEVGGVPGNECLTFRNNGEIVNAACVNEAADRQLTPSILNGADVMIVQRSFSSGFRPDLVDKQVCVGFNGTDFKAEDCQSKDVELVRFTGTNMVASGGACLNGHDNFAQITVDANGQGCAVLNPTVVTPTPIRH